Genomic DNA from Ictidomys tridecemlineatus isolate mIctTri1 chromosome 6, mIctTri1.hap1, whole genome shotgun sequence:
ttaaaactgtAGTAATCAAATTGGCATAGTGTTGGCATAGAATCAGGGACATAGACCAGTGGAGCAAAATAGCCTAGAAGAATACAGAAATATATACATCTAagccaactgatttttgacaaaataaGAGAGTTTTTctctaaatggtgctgggagagtTGGATATCAACATGCAGAAGACTGAAAGTAGACTCCTTACTCTCTCCAGTTATAGAAATGAGTTAAAATGAATGTGTATATTAACTATTAGAccttaaacatttttatgaagaTAGTGATGTCCTGTCTTGTGATTTTAAGCATTGACTTACATGGTGTGCTTACCACTCTCTCCCAGCATATTCATACATTTCCTCTCTCCGACAGATATTCTGTGTACATTTGGCTTATGTTAACCAAATTCTGAAGATTCATTGCTGACTATTCTGATGTCTTTATCTGGAACATAGGCAAGAATTTCACTGATCTCTGATCTAAGCATGGAATTACACAGGAAGAGTAGAATATATACCtcttgttgcagaaggatttcaagtagAATGGCCAACATTTTATAGTCCTAGTTATATTAAAGCAATAAATTTAATATCTATTCTTTCCAGTACCATATAAAATAGACACTGTTAATATCCATATTTTAGATTTGAGAAAGACAAGCTTTATTAAGTTCTAGAAAATAACCCTAGGTAATTCTGATAGATCATTGAGAGTCTGAGACTTGAACTAAAGCCTTTGTTTTAAACCACTGTGTGGCATTGCTTATACTTTaccacacaatttttttaaagagagaggagagagagagagagagagagagagagagagagagagagaattttcaatatttattgtttttttagtttttggcggacacatctttgtgtgtggtgctgaggatcgaactccggccacacacatgccaggcaagcgcgctaccgcttgagccacattcccagccccaaccaCACAGATTTTGAGAGAAATTTGGATGTGGAGGAATTAATAATGTAGGTGTGACTGTTTAAGGATATTCTGTATCAGTTAAATGGTACATCAATGAATCTGgaataaattgaaaatcaaattaaatactAGACATTCAAAATAGCAGAGACTTTCCATACAAGACCTTTTATTCATCAATACTATACATACTCCAATACTTTCCGTGGGTCTGACAAATTgtattaatgatcagtacaatccAGCTTTTACCTTAAATGCTTGAGAAGCACCCTGCTCATGTTAGCACATATAAAGTATATCCATGTAGTGGGATATGTTGCACTTGTACTTAAAACAGTAAACAACATCCCACAAAATGTTAGGATATCATTAAACTACATAGACATGctcagattaaaaaacaaatgtccttCCATTGAAATCAAGGTCCTACCAGTACCtattaaaatttaagttgttACCCGGAATCCATTTGCTGAGTTTTTTTTGTATGGTAGTTTATTCCTGCTATTTTCTAAGGCTTATAATTTGGAATACTCTAGATATAAAACTAAATCCATACCTTATATTATTTTCACTTCACAGAATAGATATCTGGGGTGGATTATGTTAGCAACAAAAGCAGTATATTTGAAGAAGTTAATGGAATAGAGCAGACCACAAAATTTGTGTTTTCTAATATCTAATCAATATAAacaaaaggatgaaaataaaaccaTGGTAGGATAAAGGAATTGATCCCTGTACAGTGTTTGCATGTAGTTGAAAATATGACTCTGAACCCCATTAATGTTTACAATGAatggatataaataaaaacatcaccAGAAACtatcaaagagagagaaaatctcttgcttttaacttaaaatatgtCATCTACGAAAATAAACAATACATTCTGTGGAGGAGAGGCACAAACAGAGAGGCCTCCAACCTTCCTCTAGGAGCCTCTTTTAACCCTAACCTCTAGAAAGTGGGTATGTGAGGTGACAAAATCTAGAGAGTTTTTTCCTAATTTGAATGAAGTGGACTAAATGTAtactctttcctttcattttcttcttacaaAAGGATTGAGATTGCAATGGGTATAACTGAAACCTAAATGATAAAGGAGCGAAATGAAATTACACTTTAATGGAAGCACAGTCTCTGGGATTGAGGAAAAAGGTCAGGGCCTCACAGTGCTGATGGCcacagggagtttttttttttcttttctttttttttgggggggaggcagtggttactgggattgaactcaggggcactcaaccattgagccacatccccagtcctattttatattttattagagacaggatctcattgaattacttagcacctggattttgctgaggctggctttgaactcgcagtcctgtctcagcctcctgagctgctgggattccaggtatttgccactgcaccaggcttatAAGGCATTTCTTAACACTCCTCTGACTCACAACACTCAACTAACCCCACAGTTTGCAATTACACACTTTATGATCTGGCCTTCTTCATCACCCCAGATTCTTCACCACTTCTCCTTAACAAGCAGTGTTTTGCTTCTTCAATTTGAAGTCAATTTTGTAAAGAAGAGCTAagtctttctattttttactgGATCATTCAACTGTCTCTAGTACCACTTACTatgtaatttcatttcatttttgtaaatttatccAAAAAGTTTGAGACTATATACCTTAAGTCTATTCTAGATTTGTAGATTCCTTGAATATTAGAACAtatgatttctgtatttttatctcCAAGAGCCAGTTCAACCCTTGAAATTTAGTAAACTCTTAATACATATCTATGAAGTGCAAATGCATTTTTCATTGAAgggtgttctgttttttttttttctgaaaacttcaCAATCTTTCTGAGAGTGTCTTTGAAGACTTGCTTTACTTTTTGACTTCTTAGTGTATAAATGAAGGGATTCAACATGGGGGTGAGCACAGCTATTCCTTTGTTGAAAGCACCTCCTTCTTTTATAGGGGGATTAATGTACATAAACATGCAGCTGCCATAAGACAGGGAGATGACAATCATGTGGGAAGAGCAAGTGGAAAAGGCCTTTGTCCTTTGCTGGGCAGAGAGGATTCTCAGAATGGTCCTGATGATGTATGTGTAAGAAAATGTCACCAGATCCAAAGTAATCACTACAGTCACCACAGCCACAAGCATAACTATTTTTCCAAGAGGCTTGTGTCTGAGCAGGCCAACTCCAGGAGGGGCCCATTATTCTGCACATAAATCCTGCTTGCTAAAACTCACAATGTGGGTGAGGTtattaactctctctctctctctctctctctctctctctatatatatatatatatatatatatatatgcttaaatTAATGATCAGAAGAGAATCTAGAGGACACATGGTTGGTGTCTTAGAAAGGCAAAAAGAAGAATGCCCTTTGGCAAtagtctgattttatttttcaatatttttgaagtaTAAAGGAAGATTATACCCATACTATGGCCATAATATGAACAATTTATATGTCTGATCAAAATATAAAGTGTAGTTGAATAATTTGATGTTTGATAAACAAAGACAATAGTTCCATATGTACTATAAAAGCACAgaagtttattttaataattataaagcaCAGAACAACAAAAAGAGAGTTTATCAGTTGATAGAATTCTAATTATGTGCATTactaatatttgttttttcttctctgtccctCTTCTATAGATCCATCCATGTTTTTCATACTCTAATTTTATCTTTGACATCTTAGAATATCCTTTCCAAATAATGAACTTGTTTTGAAATCTCGATCAATATTCCTAAACTCTAACATTCTTGAATCGAGAGGTGCTAAAAGTCTGAATAGTTACAGAATTTACCCAACCAAAATTTAGTCATAATGCTTCTAAATTCAGAGCTTGTTCTTTGTGAGTTTATGTCTCACAGAAGTGAGAAGTGGTTTCGGGATATTTCTATTCCACATTATATGAAGGGCATATGGCCAGAGATGTACCTTctgctttacatttatttttaatgacattgGGTCTTTGACTAATCTCTGGGGCATGCAATTATTGAGAAAACCATTCTGAATAAAGGAAACTTAAAAGAAGGCAAAATAAAttgtttgattttggtttttggattataagagaaaaatgttCCAGGGAGAACATTAGCTTGATGAGTCTACCAAATTGGAAGAAGCCATGTTTGTCATTTTTATGAACAGTGCTCACAGTTATTCAGATTTAAATGTAAGTAATCCTCAGCAAACATCAATAGGCTATCAGTTCTTTGAGAGAAATACAATCCGTTTTACTGTGTCTTTGAAAGCTGCTTTTACTTGTTTGTTTCGAAGTGTATAGATAAAAGGGTTAAGTAAAGGGGCAACTGAAGTAGTGAGGATGGACACCACCTTGTTAATGGCCACTCCTTCCTTTGCTGAAGGCTTGACATACATGAAGATGCAGCTGCCATAGGTGATGGAAACCACAATCAtgtgggaggagcaggtggagaaggcctttttCCTTTGTTGGGCAGAAGGAAATTTTAGAATGGTCTTGATGATGTATGTGTAGGAGAGAGTGACACACACCAAGGTAATACTTAGTGTCAGTATGGCAGAAGTCAAGactattttctctaaaaacacTGTGTCTGAGCAGGTTATCTGTAGAAGGGGAGATGCATCACAGCCAAAGTGATCAATCTCATTTGAGTCACAGAATTCCAGCTGGAGGCCTAAGCCAAGGGGTGGGAGGATAATCAGCAGGCCAGCAAACCAACAGCTGAGGACAAGTATAGCACAGACTCTGTTGCTCATGATGGTTGTGTAGTGCAGGGgcttacagatggccacatagcggtcataggacatggcagccaggagaaAAAATTCTGTTGCTGCAAACAGgacaataaaaaataactggGTGAAACAAGCAATGTAAGTAACAGTGTTGTCACCAGTTGTCATGCTGTACAGGAATTTGGGAATACAAACAGTGGTGAATGAGACTTCCAGGAAAGAGAAATTTCGGAGGAAAAAATACATGGGAGTTTTAAGATGAGAATCCAAAAGTGTGAGTGTGATAATGGTGAGGTTCCCAGCCACACTCAGCATgtaagtgagaaagaaaaatatgaaaattagaaCTTGTAGTTTTGGATCATCCGTCAATCCCAGCAGGATGAATGTTGTTATTGCTGTATGATTTCTCATCCCTGCCTTATGCCAAGTCACAAGCGAGTGGACCTGAAGAGAGGTTTCAAAAGAAGCCAGCATTGGAGCCTGACTGGAGACATCCCAGCCAGACAGCTCAGTGCACTTAATATTTCTTTACCTGAAAATCAATTACTGTATTAAACACACTCATACCATTGACAGCTTACAAGAAGGTTTCTacagaaaattttgaatataGAACTTATGTTTGTACTGCATCAGtaataatatcaaataaaaaccaaacaaaacataaatcatATGTGCAGAATGCAGTTTATTAACAATATTGCCTGGAGGTGATACTCTATGTGTTCTTATTCTGGAAGAACTATGACAATTTTGAACTTCTCTTCTCTCATCTTTACCTATCTTTACCTTCCACTGACATACTCTAatgttatatttttgaaatcaaGGAGAATCTCTTAATTAAGATTTTATGTTGATCATTTAAAGTTGTTGTAATGAATTTTAACAGCAGCACATacattttagagttattttttctttttgttcaattGTCTCTGAATAAGTTGAAAAATTTAGAACATAAAGGTGCACCTTAGCTTTTTTGTTCTTGTACTTTAtgaatgaaaattatttctttttatgaattcattttattatacACAGTATTAGTGAGACATTATATTGGgcttcattttaatataattatataaacatggaaTGTAATTTTCTCTTATTCAGTCCTCactacttcccctttcccttctatttatttataatttttatatttatgcctTCTGGATATACATGAAGGTGTAAGTGGTTAGGGCATATTCCTAGATGTACATAGGAAAGTGTATATATTcattcttcccttcttcccccttcccctccctcttccttggtccctttcctctactccattgatctCTCTTCTATAATGAAGATAATTTCTAGCCAGTTTTGAGATTCTTAGGCATTGTGTTCCCTGAAACTTTGAAGTGCTATAAAGAACCCTTTTTCTGGAACCTGAGCATGACCCTGATTGAGTCCTGCTGTGGTGTTGGTCAAGGACAGAGCCCAGGAGGAGAGATCTGTGGTGTTGCTTTCTTTGCAGCCTGGTCCACCCAGTCTTCTTAGTGCCACTCAGTCACCTGAGTCTGTCTGTTACCTCTTTTTTGAATGACTCCTGCTGTTTCATTCCAAGCATTCTCCCTGCTAATTTACCAACTGTCTTCCTAATCTTGTTTATGTTCTCTGGGTTTTTGGTAATGTAACTAGCTCAGGCAACATCTAGGAACAGATGGAATCTTACAAACTCATTTttgtaaacaaataataaaagttcCCTACCTTTCTCTTTGGCCTTTATGTCTGTCACTTTATTTCAGCACTTCCCAGAAGTTTCAAGCCTCCTTGTATACTAATTGATGTATTTTCAGGAACCAGGTGAGATATGGGCTCAGGGAATTCTGCTTCAATTTGTATCCAAACTTAAACCCTCATTTCAGTTCCATATTTTAAGCAGCTGTTTTCAGATATGCAacttgtaaaagaaaatattataaattcattatcagcagtgtgtatgtatttaataacttaattataaaatgttattataaaatatgacattataaaatatgtgtgttagAAGGGGGAttgttaaattttcaattttagataCAGCTcacaatttatagaaaaaattctACAAACTTTTgtataaaagaggaagaaactaagtttttaattgtttaaacaATTGCCTCATTTGCACCCAATGTTTATGGTCCATTTGAGAATCAAACACAAggttcttttctcttatttattactgtccaagaaaacaatcaaaattcTTTCATTCAAATAAACATTCAGTAATTACTTATGATGTATAGAGCATTATATCAGATACTCACATATACATTCACCTATGAAAAAGTTGCTCCTTAAAGAAGATTTGAGTCCACCAGTAGAAGATACTGTTTTATATTAACACATTTTCATTGACATGGTAACACAAGGTAACAGCAAAAATGTAATTTTGTGTTTGAAACAGTAACTATTTCATGCTTCTTATTTGACAATTATTCTTAGTTATACTAGTACCTATCCATAATTTCCTATATCAAATCAGATACAACAGGCTCTGTAAAAAATTTGGCAGTCCCAGGTGTCACCAAAAGCAGGACACATGGCTCAGGGTACACAGATATGATTTTAGAACAAGGAAAACTGCATGGGAGAAATAATTCATCTGTGAGATGGTATTGTACCATCAGGTCCCCTGCAAATACAAGGTGATAGACCAGGTTTATTTATTCACACTGAATTACCCCAGTTCCCCTTCCTCTGTTCTCTCCCATGTATTCTTAGTCACTTTGGTGAttcgattttatttttttaaatttacagtctagtgcattttaaaatatattttagataattttttattatgtttgaaACGAACCTCATTTAGTCTTCATTTGGGACTAAGACTTCTCACAGATTGAACAGCTTAGGTCCAAGAAGAGTTTGAATTCTGCATCTGACAAATCTGTGGTAAAAGGACTTAAATACCTGATGGATAAAAAGGGCATGTTTCTTCCAGGAACATATCTAATATGCATATTGTTTGATATCCATGACACTAGCAGATACTTCTGAGGAGAGGTGTCTTTTTTGTAGCCTTCTATGTTTCTAGAGAGTTAATACAGTCTTCTCAACTGATACTCATGGCCAGGATAAAGGAGAAACTGGCCATCAGAGGAAAATTCTAATTTCGTTTTTCTTCAGAATGACACTTTTTTAGAATGAATTGTCAACCCCCTTCAATGAAccaaatataagattttaaaactgATTGTTCACTCCCTGCCTGATtttcagaatatggaaaatatgtcACAAAAATTCCATAGTAATTATATACTTACTTTTTGGACCTGTCTTCATTAGAGGGCTTTGACAGAACCACAGTGTAGGAGCATTAGCTGTCGAGGAGCTTTGTGTGTATTCTGTTCCCACTCATTTTCACCTGTCCCATTCCCACTCTCAGCCTCCACAGGAGCACATGTGTATGTGGACACACTcatgcacatgcacactcacCCTCAGGCAAGTGTGGCAATTGACAGTTCCTGTCTAGATTTTCATCGCTCCTGCTATCATGAgaccagtctctatcctctcttTATTCCACACATCTAAAATGGCATCTTATACCAGATTTCCCATTGATTCTGTTagttcaaggggaaaaaaaatagtggtgTAGAGCAGAAAAGAAATTTCTAGTCTGTTGGAGAGCTCATGTGGTCTTGGTGAGGGAGGCAGGCTTCCCTGAAATTTGTGTAATAGCAGCCTTTGTTTTATATTGCTACCAGTGCACAGGGAACAAAAGAGCAAACAACTCAGTCCTTGGTGACTCAGTTTGAGAAGTTATTCACAAATTGTTGGCAGTCTAATGAACAATGTAAAAATTTGTGTAGCAATAGGGACAGTGTCCTCAGAGACCTGGAGAGTTTAGTATGTTTGAATTCAGTTTTGTTTACTTTGTTGAATGTCCTTATTTCCACAGGATTAGATCCTGCCTGGTACTTCATACGTATTATATGTTATGTATTTGTGACCTAAATcctgtgtaaaataaaaatactatactgaaagaaaatttaagaagtcATTTTTTGTAGATAGGAACACAGGATCAGAAGACTGCCAGTCAGTGTGCTTCCAGGGGTGGTGCAGGTTTTGAACAAAAGTTCATCTTACACTCCAATATTTGCTTCTGTGGAACATAACATGAGCTCTTTCCTCCAATAAGTAAGAGGCTCAGAGCatttcagatgttattttatccTAGTCTGCCTGGCCTGCATTGTCAAAGCCCCCTTCCTACTTGTAGCTTTTCAGATATGCAGTGGAACTACCTGTGAAGTTTAAAGCAACAGAGAGTTTTGCATCTAAGCACTGAATGAAAAGTCCTTGGTCCTAggatatattctctctctctatttttttattttgacttctCACTTCTTTATGGAAGTGACTAAGGCTTTTTCTTTGAATGTTTCTGCCATCATTTCTGGACTCCAGCTCCTGCTGTTCCTGTTGATTCTTTTGTCACATGATGGAGGTGTTCACTGCAGCAGGTGTCTTGCCTGTCCCTCTCAGCACTGTTCCACTGAGTTTTCTAACATTAGTAGAGGCACTGTGAGACAGTGTCTGTCATCCCTGATAAAGGGGATAGGTTGTAGATAAAGGACATATGTCTTTATTgagtaatgttttttttaatatattgtttttagaTATTCCTGacattagaaagtattttgacatatcgtacatacgtggagtataatttcctgtttttgtgtttgtacatgatgtggattaCACtgatcatatattcatatatgaacagaggAGAGTTATGCccaatacattctactgtcttttgaGTGAAGTTTTGAGGAATAGCTGATGAGCTTTAGCTAACACTggtcatttccctccttgttctGCTTCTTCTTTTCATCCATATTTACTGAATGCTAGTTTTATTGAGGGTGACAAAGTGCCCAGATAAAATACTACCCAGCCTCCCTGAGAGCTGATGTAGCTTCATGGCTAAGATTATGGCTGATGATAGACGTTTCACATATTAATTACTATTACTGCTATAGAACCATCAATTTCCCTGTGAATTCTGCTTTAGTTGTATTTTCAGTTAAGTTTCTCTTGTGAATGATTTCTACCTTAATTCTTTTTGTCCAGATATTATGTTTTGTATAATTTGAATCCtttgaaattcatatagaaactGCCCTGAATACTGTCTAtcttagtaaatattttctgtgaacTTTAGAACATTTATGCTCTTCTTTGGGTGAAGTGTTCTGTAAATAAAGTCAGTAAGGCCATAGTTATAGAAGGTTTTGCTTAAGTCTACTATATACTTACTGAATTTCTATATTAGTTCAATTAAACATTGACACAAGTGTTTCAATGTTGCTAACTATAatagtgtatttttctttttctccttgtaGTTTAATCAATTTATGCTTCCTATATTTTGAAGCCTTATTCTATCTACAAACACTTAGAGCAGTTATGGTTTCTTAAAGAATAGAGCTTTTTATCACCTCCAAACTGTTATTTCTACTAAAATTCTTTGGTCTAATTTACATTGTTCATTGTGAATATGGtcactcaaaattttaaaaaatgtagataatgcaTTTATCTACATTTGTTATAGGCTATAATGATAGCCTATAACAAATAATAGAATTTGTTATAGGCTATCATCCAAATTTTTGTATAGTGCTATTTCATCTATTTCCTTCTGAAAAACTGTTCTTCAATATCTgtcttatattaaaatttactttcttttaggCAGCAGAGTTGCTATTGCTGCtgcctattttttcttcctcttatctCATAGTTTTTCTGTCTTTCCATGTTAACGACACTTGAAATTCACTCTCTTAACACATTTAAAATGTGTGCCATGACATTGCAAAGTATAGTCATATTGTTGTGCCTTAGCTCTCCAGAACTTACTTGTCTTGCTTAGCAAACATTGTACCTATTGACCAAACATCTCCCTGCTTCTCCCACCCACAGCCACTGTTCTATTCTatgtttctcttctgttttttttatctattttacatTCCTCATACAAGAGATTAAACAATGATGTTTTTTAGTGTCTGACTTATTTTAATGTAGAATAGTATCCTCTAGGTTCATACATATTGTAAAAATATCAGGATGTTCATCTTTTTTATggggattctttttctttccttccacattTTTTCACTGGTGCATTACAGTTGAACATACTGTTATGTCCCTCCATGTTGTTACATACATGGTGTTGTTACAGACTCCTGCCTGCACACAATAGAACAATGTAATGTGCcgaatatcactccccagcacttccctgttcctttttaaattttccctcctccctttcttctaATGATCTGCATTTAATTTTTGTGAAAtcccttccccttcttcttttccttttacctctCTATCTTTCAAATATGAGGGCAAACATATAATCTTtgatcttctgagtttggcttatatCAATGAACGTAATGACTTCaaattctatccattttcctgcaagtgacataatttcatttttctttatgatgggataaaactctgtgtgtgtgtgtgtgtgtgtgtgtgtatgtgtgcatatgcacatcagtatcataatttctttttttttaaagagagagagagagagagagagagagagagagagagagagagagagatttttaatattgattttttagttttcggtggacacaacatctttgtttgtatgtggggctgaggatggaacccaggccgctcacatgccaggtgagtgacctaccacttgagccacatccccagccccagtatcataattttttttaatccatccttCTATTGATGAATATCTAGACTGGTTCcctagtttggctattgtgaattttgctgctataaccaTGGTATGCATGGATCACTAtagaatgataattttaattcttcaCAATAAATATCAGGGTCTGATACAGTTGGTTCATATAATAGttccattcctaggtttttgagaaAATTGTATACaaatttccatagtagttgtactaatttcaaatcccaccaacagtgtaaaagtgttttttttcttttcatcttctccagaatttattattatttgtatgctTGATGCTTGCCATTCtgaataaaatctcagtgtaggtttttttttttttttttttttttttttttttttttggtaccagggattgaagtcagggacactcaaccactgagt
This window encodes:
- the LOC144378327 gene encoding olfactory receptor 6C2-like, which codes for MRNHTAITTFILLGLTDDPKLQVLIFIFFFLTYMLSVAGNLTIITLTLLDSHLKTPMYFFLRNFSFLEVSFTTVCIPKFLYSMTTGDNTVTYIACFTQLFFIVLFAATEFFLLAAMSYDRYVAICKPLHYTTIMSNRVCAILVLSCWFAGLLIILPPLGLGLQLEFCDSNEIDHFGCDASPLLQITCSDTVFLEKIVLTSAILTLSITLVCVTLSYTYIIKTILKFPSAQQRKKAFSTCSSHMIVVSITYGSCIFMYVKPSAKEGVAINKVVSILTTSVAPLLNPFIYTLRNKQVKAAFKDTVKRIVFLSKN